The following are encoded in a window of Halosolutus halophilus genomic DNA:
- the glmS gene encoding glutamine--fructose-6-phosphate transaminase (isomerizing): protein MCGIVGYAGEQTSKDVLDVLLDGLSGLEYRGYDSAGVAVANSSLDVYKREGDLSTLEESLPEQPPNGFAGIGHTRWSTHGPPSDANAHPHTDCDDRIAVAHNGIIDNDQELRDALEADGHVFESETDTEVIPHLVESAIDQGADVETAFRRAIDRLEGSYAVIAVRSGSEALYAARHHSPLIIGIDGDDYYLASDVSAFLGYTEDVIYLEDGQFATVRPAGVEVTDERGALVETSVETVDWDPEDAGKSGYDHYMLKEIHEQPHALRECLRGRPQGLENAVLLEAVADVTEPKRVHFVACGTSYHASLYGARLVRERGIPATAFLASEYDSDVIPIDGDTLVVGVTQSGETADTMSALRDANGAGGTTLTVTNVVGSSAARESDHVMYIRAGPEIGVAATKTFASQQIALAMLSSALTDDCSQEFVDALRALPDQVQSVLDDSRARAIAGEYVDSDAYFFIGRGYCAPVAREGALKMKEITYKHAEGFPAGELKHGPLALVTDRTPVFAVVNRESNPEKMIGNVKEVESRGAPVIAVTDTPEAVRNHADHVLGVPDTHWRFTPVLANVQLQLASYWVANRLGRSIDKPRNLAKSVTVE, encoded by the coding sequence ATGTGTGGGATCGTTGGATACGCGGGGGAGCAAACGAGCAAGGACGTCCTCGATGTGCTTCTAGACGGACTCTCGGGACTCGAGTACCGGGGGTACGACTCGGCGGGTGTCGCAGTCGCGAACTCGTCACTCGACGTCTACAAACGAGAAGGAGACCTGTCCACGCTCGAAGAGTCGCTTCCGGAGCAGCCCCCCAACGGATTCGCCGGGATCGGTCACACGCGGTGGAGTACGCACGGCCCGCCGTCAGACGCGAACGCACATCCACATACCGACTGTGACGATCGGATAGCCGTCGCTCACAACGGGATCATCGACAACGATCAGGAACTCCGTGACGCGCTCGAAGCCGACGGCCACGTGTTCGAGAGCGAGACCGACACCGAGGTGATCCCGCACCTCGTCGAATCGGCGATCGATCAGGGTGCCGACGTCGAAACGGCGTTTCGCCGCGCGATCGATCGATTGGAGGGAAGTTACGCCGTTATCGCGGTCCGCTCCGGAAGCGAAGCGCTTTACGCTGCACGCCATCACTCACCGCTGATCATCGGCATCGATGGTGATGACTACTACCTGGCGAGCGACGTTTCGGCGTTTCTCGGATACACCGAGGACGTCATCTATCTCGAAGACGGACAGTTCGCGACGGTGCGGCCGGCGGGCGTCGAAGTGACCGACGAACGGGGTGCACTGGTCGAGACGTCGGTCGAGACCGTCGACTGGGACCCTGAAGACGCGGGGAAAAGCGGTTACGATCATTACATGCTCAAGGAGATTCACGAGCAGCCCCACGCACTGCGCGAGTGTCTCCGCGGCCGGCCGCAGGGACTGGAAAATGCCGTGTTGCTCGAGGCGGTTGCGGACGTCACAGAACCGAAACGCGTCCACTTCGTGGCCTGCGGGACGTCGTATCACGCGTCCCTCTACGGCGCTCGACTCGTTCGCGAGCGGGGGATTCCGGCGACCGCTTTCCTGGCGAGCGAGTACGACAGCGACGTGATCCCGATCGACGGCGACACGCTGGTCGTCGGCGTGACCCAGAGCGGCGAGACGGCCGACACCATGAGCGCGCTCCGGGACGCGAACGGCGCCGGCGGGACGACGCTCACGGTGACGAACGTCGTCGGGAGTTCTGCCGCCCGCGAGAGCGATCACGTGATGTACATTCGTGCCGGCCCGGAGATCGGCGTTGCTGCGACGAAAACCTTCGCCTCGCAGCAAATCGCGCTGGCGATGCTCTCGAGCGCACTCACCGACGATTGCTCTCAGGAGTTCGTTGATGCACTGCGGGCGCTCCCGGATCAGGTACAGTCGGTGCTGGACGATTCGCGCGCGCGAGCGATCGCCGGCGAGTACGTGGATTCGGATGCGTACTTTTTCATCGGTCGTGGCTACTGCGCCCCGGTGGCGCGGGAGGGTGCGCTGAAGATGAAAGAGATAACATACAAACATGCTGAAGGGTTCCCCGCAGGCGAGTTGAAACACGGCCCACTGGCGCTGGTCACTGACCGAACGCCGGTCTTCGCCGTGGTCAATCGAGAGTCGAACCCGGAGAAGATGATCGGAAACGTCAAAGAAGTCGAATCCCGGGGCGCTCCGGTGATCGCGGTGACGGACACGCCCGAAGCGGTCAGGAACCACGCCGATCACGTGTTGGGGGTGCCCGACACGCATTGGCGGTTCACGCCGGTTCTGGCGAACGTGCAACTGCAACTCGCGTCGTACTGGGTCGCGAATCGACTCGGCAGATCGATCGACAAGCCGCGGAATCTGGCGAAGAGCGTGACAGTCGAGTAA
- a CDS encoding sugar phosphate nucleotidyltransferase: MIGNTAIVLAAGEGTRLRPLTRNRPKPMLPAATKPILTHVFDQLVDAGIDDIVVVVGYQRERVQSHFGPSYRNVPLTYVTQESQLGTGHALLAAESAVDGTCLVINGDQIVDSRIVRDVADAHGTDAAATVALLQRSTVDQYGGVRTNDGNVTSIVENPRDDRDYHLNAGVYVLEPAAFDAVRETEPTAGEHSLVDGLSTLIERGATVSGVVSEGVWLDATYPWDLLEVSFELFDAGVVDGERLTNGLDDATVHESAVIRQPVVVGRDCVVEPGAVVGPYACLGENATVESNALVERSIIDTDTRIGANATAIDCVTGTGVTIGAGSTIPGGPGDVRVEDRIFEGEALGALLADRVTDRGGVTYAPGSIVGPDADIESGTAISGTIAADTGVRS; this comes from the coding sequence ATGATCGGGAACACGGCAATCGTTCTGGCTGCCGGAGAAGGAACACGGTTGCGGCCACTAACGCGGAATCGGCCGAAGCCGATGCTTCCGGCGGCGACGAAACCGATCCTCACGCACGTCTTCGACCAGCTCGTCGACGCGGGGATCGACGATATCGTCGTTGTCGTCGGCTACCAGCGTGAACGCGTCCAGTCACATTTCGGCCCGTCGTACCGGAACGTCCCGCTTACGTACGTGACGCAGGAGTCCCAGCTCGGGACGGGCCACGCCCTGTTAGCGGCCGAGTCCGCTGTGGACGGTACATGTCTGGTAATCAACGGCGATCAAATCGTCGACAGTCGAATCGTGCGTGACGTCGCCGACGCACACGGGACGGACGCGGCTGCGACGGTCGCCCTGTTACAGCGATCGACCGTCGACCAATACGGCGGCGTCCGCACCAACGACGGGAACGTGACGAGTATCGTCGAGAATCCACGTGACGATCGCGACTACCATCTCAACGCCGGTGTCTACGTCCTCGAGCCAGCGGCGTTCGACGCCGTTCGCGAGACGGAGCCGACCGCGGGCGAGCACTCACTCGTCGACGGATTGTCGACTCTTATCGAGCGAGGGGCTACCGTTAGCGGCGTCGTCTCCGAGGGTGTCTGGCTCGACGCGACCTACCCATGGGACCTGCTCGAGGTTTCCTTCGAGTTGTTCGACGCCGGCGTGGTCGACGGCGAGCGGTTGACGAACGGACTCGACGACGCCACCGTACATGAGTCCGCAGTGATCCGTCAGCCGGTCGTCGTCGGCCGCGACTGCGTCGTCGAACCGGGAGCCGTCGTCGGTCCGTACGCCTGTCTCGGCGAGAACGCGACCGTCGAATCGAACGCGCTCGTCGAACGGAGCATCATCGACACCGACACGCGGATCGGGGCCAACGCGACGGCGATCGATTGTGTTACCGGAACCGGCGTTACGATCGGAGCGGGATCGACGATTCCCGGTGGCCCAGGCGACGTTCGCGTCGAGGATCGAATCTTCGAGGGCGAAGCCCTCGGCGCGCTACTGGCCGATCGGGTCACCGATCGCGGCGGGGTCACGTACGCTCCCGGATCCATCGTCGGACCCGACGCCGACATCGAGTCGGGGACCGCGATCAGCGGAACGATCGCGGCAGACACGGGGGTGCGGTCCTGA
- the larC gene encoding nickel pincer cofactor biosynthesis protein LarC — protein sequence MRTIAFDGRMGASGDMILAALLDAGADPAVLDPVTAALDLEYRSRETIKSGIAATTVDVLLTDTDRSDGHSHGLDGDESDHPADHGEHDHQHGEHDHTHDHDHQHGDHDHERAHEEHDHDHADGGHGHDEGHVHAEGRGPHRSYLEVCEIVEDMDLPTEVERDALAIFELLGEAEASVHGESLEDIHFHEVGADDAIADVVGAALLVDDLEPDRIVTTPLATGGGTVSMSHGEYPVPTPAVVEIAQRSDWSLRGGPVDAELLTPTGAAILGHYAEGVESLPSIDLESSGYGAGGYDLDPHPNVLRVLVGDGGSEFVKDDIAVLETNLDDATPEVLGGLQESLSDVGARDVSILPATMKKSRPGHLVKVICKPDDRERVARRLAEETGTLGVRDAGATHRWIAEREFETAEIEIDDETYAVTVKIASDAADDVYDVSAEYDDAAAIARETDRPVREIVRRAEQVVLDDRAD from the coding sequence ATGAGAACGATCGCGTTCGACGGCCGGATGGGGGCGAGCGGTGACATGATCCTCGCAGCGCTCCTCGACGCCGGTGCGGACCCGGCCGTCCTGGATCCCGTGACGGCAGCCCTCGACCTCGAGTACCGATCCAGGGAGACGATCAAGAGCGGGATCGCCGCGACCACCGTCGACGTACTGCTCACCGATACCGATCGATCGGATGGCCACAGCCACGGTCTCGACGGCGACGAGTCCGATCACCCGGCCGATCACGGAGAACACGACCACCAGCACGGAGAACACGACCACACACACGATCACGACCACCAGCACGGTGACCACGATCACGAACGCGCTCACGAGGAACACGACCACGATCACGCCGACGGCGGCCACGGCCACGACGAGGGCCACGTTCACGCCGAGGGCCGCGGTCCCCACCGGAGTTACCTCGAGGTCTGCGAGATCGTCGAGGACATGGACCTCCCCACCGAGGTCGAACGGGACGCGCTCGCGATCTTCGAACTGCTCGGCGAGGCCGAGGCAAGCGTCCACGGCGAGTCGCTCGAGGACATCCACTTCCACGAGGTCGGCGCCGACGACGCGATCGCCGACGTCGTCGGGGCCGCCCTGCTGGTCGACGACCTCGAACCCGATCGTATCGTCACGACGCCGCTCGCGACCGGCGGCGGGACGGTCTCGATGAGCCACGGCGAGTACCCCGTCCCGACGCCAGCGGTGGTCGAGATTGCCCAGCGATCGGACTGGTCGCTGCGCGGTGGCCCCGTCGATGCGGAGTTGTTGACACCCACCGGTGCGGCGATTCTGGGGCACTACGCCGAGGGGGTGGAGTCGCTTCCCTCGATCGATCTCGAGTCGTCCGGCTACGGTGCCGGCGGGTATGATCTCGATCCTCATCCGAACGTGCTGCGGGTGCTGGTAGGCGATGGCGGCAGTGAGTTCGTCAAAGACGACATCGCCGTGCTCGAGACCAACCTCGACGACGCGACGCCGGAGGTGCTCGGTGGACTGCAAGAGTCGCTTTCGGACGTGGGTGCTCGGGACGTCTCGATTTTACCCGCGACGATGAAGAAGTCGCGGCCAGGACACCTCGTGAAGGTCATCTGCAAGCCCGACGATCGGGAGCGCGTCGCCCGACGGCTGGCCGAGGAGACGGGAACGCTCGGCGTACGAGACGCGGGCGCGACGCACCGGTGGATCGCCGAGCGGGAGTTCGAGACGGCCGAGATCGAGATCGACGACGAAACGTACGCGGTGACGGTGAAGATCGCCAGCGATGCAGCGGATGATGTCTACGACGTGAGTGCGGAGTACGACGACGCGGCTGCGATCGCTCGGGAGACGGACCGGCCCGTTCGCGAGATCGTCCGGCGGGCGGAACAGGTCGTACTGGACGATCGGGCCGACTGA